A stretch of Eleutherodactylus coqui strain aEleCoq1 chromosome 2, aEleCoq1.hap1, whole genome shotgun sequence DNA encodes these proteins:
- the LOC136610482 gene encoding olfactory receptor 5AR1-like produces MDVTNQTAVTEFVFSGLTNNKNLRSFLFILFLHVYIVTVVANVGLVAIVSNTSYLQNPMYYFLSYLSLVDIFYSSTITPKMLVDLKSLKKTISYEGCALQFYFYAALGSIETLLLSSMSYDRYVAICHPLHYMSIMTKKKCLCLVLLSFCVGFSQSSAQTSCAFTLQFCGSNFIDHFYCDVPLVLKLSCSDTSTCDMVTVYIVGSLAIGSLMTILVSYTLIIYSITNMRSTEGRKKAFSTCSSHLMCVFIFYGTVLFTYMRPPSSVFTVRDKVASIFYTAVTPMLNPLIYSLRNQSVRRIIIQSLHSFQGLHARVLQPCGIYRK; encoded by the coding sequence ATGGATGTCACAAACCAGACAGCAGTCACAGAGTTTGTGTTTTCTGGACTGACTAATAATAAGAACCTGAGATCTTTTCTCTTCATACTCTTCCTGCACGTCTACATTGTGACTGTAGTGGCAAATGTTGGGCTGGTGGCTATTGTCAGTAATACATCATACCTCCAGAATCCCATGTACTACTTCCTCAGTTATCTCTCTTTGGTGGACATTTTCTATTCCTCTACCATAACTCCTAAGATGCTTGTGGACCTTAAGTCCTTGAAGAAGACCATCTCCTATGAAGGTTGTGCTCTTCAATTCTACTTTTATGCAGCTCTGGGATCTATTGAGACTCTTctcctttccagcatgtcctatgACCGCTATGTTGCCATTTGCCACCCGCTGCATTATATGTCCATAATGACTAAGAAAAAATGTCTGTGTCTTGTTCTTCTTTCCTTCTGTGTTGGCTTCTCACAGTCCTCAGCACAGACCAGCTGTGCTTTCACTCTACAGTTTTGTGGGTCAAACTTCATCGACCACTTCTACTGTGATGTTCCTCTGGTACTCAAACTGTCCTGCTCGGATACATCTACTTGTGACATGGTCACCGTCTACATTGTAGGGTCTTTGGCCATAGGTTCATTGATGACTATCCTTGTTTCATACACCCTAATCATCTATTCAATTACAAATATGAGATCAACAGAAGGTAGGAAGAAAGCCTTCAGCACCTGCTCTTCACACCTCATGTGTGTCTTCATCTTCTATGGCACTGTATTGTTCACGTATATGCGTCCTCCGTCCAGTGTCTTTACTGTACGAGACAAAGTGGCTTCTATCTTCTATACGGCAGTGACTCCGATGCTGAACCCCCTAATATATAGTCTGAGGAACCAGAGTGTGAGAAGAATTATAATACAATCACTTCACAGTTTTCAAGGTCTTCATGCAAGGGTTCTTCAACCATGTGGAATCTACAGGAAGTAA